In one Heterodontus francisci isolate sHetFra1 chromosome 18, sHetFra1.hap1, whole genome shotgun sequence genomic region, the following are encoded:
- the LOC137379491 gene encoding probable N-acetyltransferase 8B: protein MTKLRTIGEERPSRIARAPGFTVRTYQPGDFWDVRRIVAGGTMELVMVAFKQAVHSPSIVCLLLASSGIVYAVTASMACTSLMCLVLLALVYLACRQFFASYLRERMKTDMADIEGHYLKPPGAGFWVAVEEEGSRQVVGTVGMKTEPRDPSSCQLLRLFVEQRCRRQGLGRRLTQKVLDFAKDQGYHICFLETTNIQEPAIHMYQKMGFQVQSFYRPVKAPVILSLLSKILICKLTKNL from the coding sequence ATGACCAAGCTTAGGACAATTGGCGAAGAGCGGCCAAGCAGGATTGCTCGTGCACCTGGTTTCACCGTCCGTACGTACCAACCAGGGGATTTCTGGGATGTCAGGAGAATCGTTGCTGGCGGAACAATGGAGCTCGTGATGGTGGCGTTCAAACAAGCCGTGCATTCGCCATCGATTGTGTGTCTGCTTTTGGCCAGCAGTGGGATAGTTTACGCTGTTACTGCATCGATGGCATGCACCAGTCTGATGTGCCTTGTGCTGCTGGCTCTTGTATATCTGGCATGCAGGCAGTTTTTTGCCAGCTACCTCAGGGAGAGAATGAAAACAGACATGGCGGATATCGAGGGGCACTACCTGAAACCACCTGGGGCTGGTTTCTGGGTAgcagtggaggaggaggggagcaggCAAGTGGTGGGCACAGTGGGTATGAAGACGGAACCCAGGGATCCGTCATCCTGCCAGCTTCTCCGACTTTTCGTAGAGCAACGTTGCCGCCGGCAGGGACTAGGGAGGAGGCTGACGCAGAAGGTCCTGGATTTTGCCAAGGATCAAGGTTATCATATCTGCTTCCTCGAGACCACCAACATCCAGGAGCCAGCCATTCACATGTACCAGAAGATGGGCTTCCAGGTTCAAAGTTTCTATCGTCCTGTAAAGGCTCCTGTGATTCTGAGCTTGTTATCCAAAATCCTGATTTGTAAATTGACGAAGAATCTATAA